The following are encoded together in the Triticum dicoccoides isolate Atlit2015 ecotype Zavitan chromosome 6B, WEW_v2.0, whole genome shotgun sequence genome:
- the LOC119321117 gene encoding uncharacterized protein LOC119321117: protein MVVGFRRTISFPAPKSAPAAAAGSNGKSAAGYRVRSASLPCRFHPLVLQLDEDVAALRDLAGGLASAASARSIAEAAEQLGRVLVSLSELLHHPQAQEPLRRLGRSPFAERLLDDLLRLADAHGSFRDVLVALTALQAEARAALRREDPARLASAARGLRRSGRDLPRIASSARAVAGKAPPPAPAGLPSDAAALAAAIVDAAAAVASASAAVFSGVSALSIAAAMARVDVVSAPCWMPSPARFASSSAAPRTGHHIVTTKPSSMRIWWVADLMRWMSRAKRRSASKQHADDGSSTKQPQPDAALVDLDPEEEDRKAAFERMDNLGRCIADVENSGENVFRALVNTRVSLLNILSPSF from the coding sequence ATGGTGGTCGGTTTCCGCCGCACGATCTCGTTCCCCGCGCCCAAGtccgcgccggcggcggcggcggggtcgaatGGGAAGTCCGCGGCCGGCTACCGCGTCCGCTCGGCGAGCTTGCCATGCCGTTTCCACCCTCTGGTGCTCCAGCTCGACGAAGACGTGGCGGCGCTGCGCGATCTGGCGGGGGGTCTGGCGTCGGCCGCGTCGGCGCGCTCGATCGCGGAGGCCGCGGAGCAGCTGGGGCGGGTGCTGGTGTCGCTCTCCGAGCTGCTCCACCACCCGCAGGCCCAGGAGCCGCTGCGGCGGCTCGGCCGGTCGCCGTTCGCGGAGCGGCTGCTGGACGACTTACTCCGCCTGGCCGACGCGCACGGCAGCTTCCGCGACGTGCTGGTCGCGCTCACCGCGCTCCAGGCCGAGGCGCGCGCGGCGCTGCGGCGCGAGGACCCGGCGCGCCTGGCGTCCGCCGCGCGCGGGCTTCGTCGGTCCGGCCGCGACCTCCCGCGGATCGCCTCCTCCGCCCGCGCCGTAGCCGGTAAGGCGCCGCCTCCTGCGCCCGCGGGCCTCCCGTCGGACGCGGCCGCTCTTGCCGCCGCCATCGTCGACGCGGCGGCGGCCGTCGCGTCTGCCTCGGCCGCGGTCTTCTCCGGCGTGTCCGCCCTGTCCATTGCCGCTGCCATGGCCCGCGTCGACGTCGTCAGCGCACCGtgctggatgccctctccggcaagGTTCGCCTCCTCGTCGGCCGCGCCGAGAACCGGCCACCACATCGTCACCACCAAGCCCTCTTCCATGCGCATATGGTGGGTCGCCGACCTGATGCGCTGGATGTCGCGTGCGAAGCGCCGGTCGGCGAGCAAGCAGCACGCCGACGACGGCTCCTCCACCAAGCAGCCCCAGCCTGACGCGGCCCTGGTCGACCTAGACCCGGAGGAGGAGGACCGGAAGGCGGCGTTTGAGCGCATGGACAACCTCGGGCGGTGCATTGCGGACGTGGAGAACAGCGGCGAGAACGTCTTTCGCGCTCTCGTCAACACCAGAGTCTCCCTGCTCAACATTCTCAGCCCAAGCTTCTGA